The nucleotide window TGTGAAGGTTGACTACAGGCTCGTCCCAATCGGCGGCTTCTTCGCGGGAATCGCCAGCGGGTTGCTCGGCGTCGGCGGAGGGATAATCAACGTGCCGTTCCTGACGTGGCTCGGCCTACCCATACATTACGCCGTCGCCACCTCAAGCTTCGCCATAGTCTTCACGTCGACGAGCGGGGCGATAAAGCACTACCTTCTCGGCAACGTCGAGGTGCAATGGCTACCCTTACTCGTGCCCGGCCTAATCCTCGGAGCCCAACTCGGTGCGAGGCTGGCAAAGAGGCTGAAGGCGGTGCAACTCAAGAATGCCTTCGCGGTTGTCATGGCCCTCCTCGCACTAAGGATGGTGCTGAAGGGACTGGGATATCCGGCCCCCTGATGTTTTACTCTTGAAGGAGAGAGAGAAAGAAAAGGGCTCGGCCAGTATGCCCCACATCACCCTCTCAGCTCCGTGAGGCTCCTCATCGCCTCAGCTCCTCCGCGAGTTCTAGGATATCATCGTATGTCTCGGGCGCCTCGTTCAGGATGAATATCCTGTCAAATATCTCCCTGTCCTCGGGGTCCGCCGTGGACGTCGAATACGTGCTCCCCATTATTATAACCCTTCCCATTTTGAGGGCGTCCCTGACGAGGAGGAGAGCCGTGTCCGGAGCCAGCCTGCCGCTGTAAACGGCAACTATTGTCCCGTTGTAAGCTATTCCGACGACGGGAATTACCTTAAACCCGTAAGCCTCGTAAAAGACGTAGGGAACCGTGGCGTTCCTGCCCTTGTAGGTTAGATAGCAGGTAACCTTGTCCTTGCCGAACCGCTCCGCCAAGGCCTTCATTGTATCAAGGCAATTGCCACATTTGTCGCTCCCGTAGAGGTAAAAGTGGAGCAGGTCTTCGTCTATCTGGCCCGTCCACTTTGGGAAGGGCTTTGGGAAGGTCTCCTCTGGTGCCGGGGTGGCGGTCGGCGTTGAAGATGTGGTTGTGGTCGTGGGAGCGGGTGATGTAACCGGTGTGGGCGGTATCGTTGTCGTAGTCGTCGTAGTTGCGGGGGATGTAACTGGTGTGGGTGTTGGCTCTGGGCTCGCCGTCGGAGAGGGTGTTTCGATTGTAGAGGGAGTGGTGAAGGAGGGCATCGTCGAGGTTTCAGTTTCAGTTGAGAGCGTCATCGTTGCGGTAGTTTGTGGAGTTGTAGACTGCGTTGGGGAAGAGGCCTCAGAAGTCGTTGTCGTCTCACCTCCGAGGCACTGAGCCGCAACTATGATGAGCGTCAGGGCAAGGATTACAAGGGCCTTCCTCACCTCCATCCCCTTACCTGAAATGGTCTCCAGCGATTTAAGCCTTCCGGCAGGGATTTAAAGGCAGAAGTCGAGTCCTTCCCGGTGGTATCATGGGTGTCGAGGAGCACAGAAAGGAGGCACCAAAGAGCTTCCGGTTTGGTGTTGTGACAATTAGCGACAAGGCCAGCAGGGGCGAGAGGACGGACGAGGCAGGTCAGTTGATAATCGAGACCCTAAAGGGGCTTGGAGAGCATGTTTACTACAAGGTTGTGCCCGACGACAAGATAGAGATACTCGCCGCTGTCTTCGAGGCAATAAAGGCTGGAGCTGACGTCGTGATAACGACGGGGGGCACGGGAATAACGTCCAGGGACGTTACTGTGGAGAGCCTGAGGCCCCTCTTCGATAAGGAGCTGAGCTTCGGCGAGGTATTCAGGCTGAAGAGCTACGAGGAGGTCGGAACGGCCGCTGTTCTGACGAGGGCAACGGCCGGAATAATCAGAGGGAGCAGGAGTGTCCTGATAGTTGTTCTTCCGGGCAGTATGAATGCCGTGAGGACGGGTCTCGAAATACTGAAGGCCGAGGTGTTCCACATCCTCAAGCACGCCAGGGAGTAGCCCTTAGCCTCTTAGTAGCTTCCAAAAGCCTCCTTGCCTTCTCCGCTCTTACTCTCCCTCCTTCCTTTATCCACGTGCCAACTATGAAGCCGTCAGCGTGCCTCCACAGCTTTCCCAGATTATCAGGCGTAACGCCAGAGCCCACTAGCACAGGCACCGGGGATATCCTCTTCGCGAGTCGCAACCTGCCTACATCCACGGGCTCCCCCGTCCTCCTGCCAGTGACTATGATAGCATCGGCTCCGCCCCTCTCGACGGTATCCAAAAGGGCTGAAGCGAAGTCGCCAAAGTGGACGGCATGCTTCACGTGGACGTCCGCGAAGACCGCGATTTTCGATGGCAGGAGCTTCCTAAGGCGGGCTAATTCCCAGGCAACCCCCTCTATAATCCCCTGATCCGTGAAGGCGACACCACTCAGGACGTTCACCCTTATGAAGTCCGCCCTTGCCGCATAAGCTATGGAATAGGCGGCAACGGCATCGTTTCTTAGGACGTTGACGCCAACGGGTATCGAAACTTCTTCCGCAATAGCCCTCGCTATAACCGCCATTGCCGCCACCGTCGGAGGTTCGGCTTTGCTGGGATAAGGGGCATCGCCGAAGTTCTCCACTATCAGAGCATCGAAGCCCGCCTCTTCCAGCGTTCTTGCGTCCTTAAGAGCATTCTCAAGCACGGTCTCTAAGTCTCCCCCGTAGCGGTATGATCCGGGGAGGGGCTCGAGGTGAACCATCCCGATGAGGGGCTTTTTTGAAAAATCCAGCATGTTTCTGAGTGGGAGGGAAGGTTTTTAACATTATCCGAGGAGGGAGGAGGGGTGATAGCGTGAAGAAGGCTTTAGTAACCTTTATGTTCGCCCTTCTACTCGGATTTGTAGCTCCCGTGAGTGCGGAGAAACCCCTCGTCGTTGTGAGCCTTCCTCCTCTCGCCGAAATTATCAAGGAGGCTCTAGGTGAGCAAATCGAAGTAGTTTATCTAGTTCCACCCGGCGTTGAGCCCCACCAGTACCAGCTTTCCCCAGACCAGGTAAAGTTGCTGGAGGAAGCGGAGGTCATCGTGACTACCGGTCACTTGCCGGCCGAGCAGAGGATACTCGAGCTGAAGGAGGAGGGGAGAATAGGGGGGAGGGTCCTCGGGGTAAAGGATTATGCCCGCTTCGGATTCCACTACCTGCCCGAGAGATGGTACGGCCACAAGGCAAATCCCCACGGGATGTGGCTGGACCCTACCAACGCCCTCGCAATCGCGAAGGCCGTTGTAGTGGCCCTCGCGGAAAGGCACCCGGAGATGGCGGGGGAGCTTTGGGGCTCTTACGAGCGATTTGAGACTAAGGTCGAGGGAATAATGGAAGCCTATTCAGGTATAGCAACTGGGAAGAGGGCAATCGTGGAGCTTCCATCCCAGCAGTACGCCCTTGAATGGATGGGCCTCGAAGTTATCGCCTCAATAAAGCCCGAGGCAGAGGTTCCGGCGAGAAGCCTAGACGAGCTCGCCAGCCTTGACGCCAACATCGTGGTTTATGACGAGAATACACCTGAGGCCTTGAAGAGAGCCGCGAAGGAGCTCTCCGGGAGGATGGGGATTCCCCTAACCAACATTACCGTCCTGTGGACAGGAAAGCCTTACACGGAGGTGTTGGCCCAGAACGCTAGGAGCATCGTAACGGCCCTTAAGGGGGAGGTCATATGCTTGGCAACCGAAGATTCGAGAACCGAGTATGCCCTTCTCTCGTTTCTCGTAGGGGTTGTACTCGGGGTGGCCATTGGCGTCGTGATTAGGAAGTGCCCCATCTGAGGATAGGGCAATCCCTTTTAACCCTACCCCCAACATTCCCCAGGTGGTTGCATGGAGATTGGTGTTGTGGGAAAGCCCAACGTCGGAAAGTCAACCTTCTTCTCCGCCGCAACCCTCGTGGACGTTGACATAGCCAACTATCCCTTCACCACGATAGAAGCAAACGTCGGAGTTACCTACGTCATCGCGGAGCATCCCTGCAAGGAGCTGGGCTGCAAGCCCAACCCACAGAACTACGAGTACAGGAACGGCCTCGCCCTGATACCCGTGAAAATGATTGACGTAGCCGGCCTTGTTCCCGGAGCGCATGAAGGGCGCGGCCTCGGGAACAAGTTCCTCGACGACCTCAGGATGGCCTCTGTCCTCATCCACGTCGTTGATGCTACCGGAAAGACGGACGCCGAGGGCCAGCCCACCGATTACCATGACCCCGTTGATGACATTGAGTTCCTCGAGAAGGAGATAAACTACTGGATTTACGGCATCCTTAAGAAGAACTGGGACAAGTTCGCCAAGAGGATAAAGCTCCAGCGTATCCCCCTGGAGAGGGCAATAGCGGAGCATCTCAGCGGCATAGGCGTAAGCGAAAACGACGTTTGGGCAGCAATACACAACCTCGGCCTGGGCGACGACCCAACGGGGTGGAGGGACGAGGATTTACTCGCCTTCGCCTCAGCCATCAGGCGTATAAATAAGCCCATGATAATAGCGGCCAATAAGGCCGATGCAGCGAGCGATGAGCAGATAGAAAGGCTCAGGCGGGAGGGCGAGAGAAGGGGATACATCGTTGTTCCAACGAGTGCAGCAGCCGAGCTTACCCTGAGGAAGGCCGCTAAGGCGGGGTTCATAGACTACGTGCCGGGCTCAAGCGACTTCAAAATCCTTAAACCTATGAGCTCCAAGCAGGAAAAGGCTCTGAAGCTGATAAGAGAGCGTGTCCTCGAGAGGTTCGGTAGCACCGGAGTGCAGGAGGTCATAAACAGGGCAGTCTTTGAGCTCCTTGGGCTAATACCAGTATATCCCGTCGAGGACGAGAATAAGTTGACCGACGGCTTTGGCAACGTTCTGCCGCACGTCCACTTGATGAAGAGAGGCTCCACCCCCAGGGATTTGGCATACAAGGTCCACACAGACCTCGGAGAGGGTTTCCTCTACGCGGTGAACGCCAAGACGAAGAGGCGCGTCGGCGAGGACTACGAGCTGGAGTTCAACGACATAATAAAGATAGTAGCGGTGACCCGCTGATTCTTCACTTTTTCGGAACCTTAAAGCTCATGGCCTGCTCCTGCTGGAGTTTCTGGACCTTCACGGCAACTTCCTTAATCCTCTGCTCGAGCCCGTGCAGGGTCTCTTGCGTCTTCTTTATGGCCTCGTCGTATTCCTTTATCCTTCCTTCGAGGAAAGTTATGGCGTCATCTATGCTCCTCTCGACGGCGTAACCGGCCCCAACGCTAACTATTGCCCTGTCCTTGTCCACTATAACTCCCTTCAAGAAAGAACCGGCCCCTATCGGTATGAGGATTTCGGGCTCGCCCTCGACCTTCTTGAGACCTTTGAGAGTCTCCTTCACCGCCTGAACCTCGTTCCTCGCGAGCGTCAGGAGGTCAAGGTTCTGCGCGAGGAGCTGCGCCTGCGCCTGAAGCATCTGGTACTCATAGGCAAGCTTTTCAAGCTCCTTTTCATCGGCCATATCCATCACCCCTAGGTTTAGGAAGAAAAAGAAAGCTTTAGGCAAGCTCGAGGCTGAGGCGCCTGACGATTATATCCTCGGCCTCCTCGGGGCGTATCTCCTTAATCTCCTGGATGACTATCTTGCTCCTCTTGACCTTGTGCTTGCTACCTATCTCCGAGTAGACGAGCTCCTTCACGTGCTCCTCCTTGAGGGCCCTGTATTCCTTCGTGAACTTGAACTTCTTCCCGTTCTTCTCATAGAACCCCATAACGCGGAAGACCTTGACGTCCATCCCCACCACCTCACAGGAACCCGAGGGCTTCTTCAATCTTAACTATTTCGGGACCCGTTGTGAGGTTGCCAACGACGACGCCATTCGAGTTGGCGAGCATGCAGGAGCCCACGAAGGGAACACCCTGGTTGGCGGTCCCCACGTAGATGTCAACCTTAAACAGGTCCCTCAGCCACTCGAGCTCCTCATCAGTAGCCTCGGGATGCACGAGACCGCCCCTGTTCGTGACAACGCCCGCGCTTCCAACGGCGTGGTGCCCCGCTATTACACCCCTCTCCACTTCAACGCCGAGGATGTCCTCGAGCTTCTTGGCCTCCTCCCTCGGGAACTTAGCGCTCACCAGTGCCGCCCTGTCGTTGACGAGGACCAAGTTACCGAGGGCCGTCAGCTTGCTCTGGAAGAGCTCCACCCTTATATCCAGGCCCAGTTCGTCAAGGGCCCTGTTGAGGGCCTCCAGCTCAGTGTCCCATATGTACCATGGGACTACAATTGCGTTGGAGTTGGCGGCGATAAATATTCCGATTATCCGAGACTTCATTATGCTAATCTCGACGAGAGGGACCTTTAGGACCTCCCTAAGAACGGAGAGCTTCTTTTCCTGGAGGCCTTCCCTAATCAGGACTACCTTATCCGTGGCAACTCCGAACACGCCGAGGTAAGGGGAATTCTCAAAGTCGAGCCTCTCGATGTGCATTCCTCCACCTCACGAAAATATATCAGGCAAGGGAAACGTAGGCTATCCTGACTTTGCCATTCTCGCGCTCCTCCTCCTCAACCTTAACCTTGACACGGAGCTTGCTCGGGGGCTTCTCGATGCCGCGCTCCCATATCTTTTCATTGAGCTTCGGGTCTATTATGACCTCCTGAACCTTGGCGTGTCTCCTCACGAACTCCTTGACGAACTTAACTGCCCTTGGAGCCCTCTTCCACCTTGGAACTATCTTCTTTATCTTCCTTATCGGGACGGTGAACACGACCTCCTG belongs to Pyrococcus yayanosii CH1 and includes:
- a CDS encoding MogA/MoaB family molybdenum cofactor biosynthesis protein, which encodes MGVEEHRKEAPKSFRFGVVTISDKASRGERTDEAGQLIIETLKGLGEHVYYKVVPDDKIEILAAVFEAIKAGADVVITTGGTGITSRDVTVESLRPLFDKELSFGEVFRLKSYEEVGTAAVLTRATAGIIRGSRSVLIVVLPGSMNAVRTGLEILKAEVFHILKHARE
- a CDS encoding BtpA/SgcQ family protein — encoded protein: MDFSKKPLIGMVHLEPLPGSYRYGGDLETVLENALKDARTLEEAGFDALIVENFGDAPYPSKAEPPTVAAMAVIARAIAEEVSIPVGVNVLRNDAVAAYSIAYAARADFIRVNVLSGVAFTDQGIIEGVAWELARLRKLLPSKIAVFADVHVKHAVHFGDFASALLDTVERGGADAIIVTGRRTGEPVDVGRLRLAKRISPVPVLVGSGVTPDNLGKLWRHADGFIVGTWIKEGGRVRAEKARRLLEATKRLRATPWRA
- a CDS encoding metal ABC transporter solute-binding protein, Zn/Mn family; this encodes MKKALVTFMFALLLGFVAPVSAEKPLVVVSLPPLAEIIKEALGEQIEVVYLVPPGVEPHQYQLSPDQVKLLEEAEVIVTTGHLPAEQRILELKEEGRIGGRVLGVKDYARFGFHYLPERWYGHKANPHGMWLDPTNALAIAKAVVVALAERHPEMAGELWGSYERFETKVEGIMEAYSGIATGKRAIVELPSQQYALEWMGLEVIASIKPEAEVPARSLDELASLDANIVVYDENTPEALKRAAKELSGRMGIPLTNITVLWTGKPYTEVLAQNARSIVTALKGEVICLATEDSRTEYALLSFLVGVVLGVAIGVVIRKCPI
- a CDS encoding redox-regulated ATPase YchF, yielding MEIGVVGKPNVGKSTFFSAATLVDVDIANYPFTTIEANVGVTYVIAEHPCKELGCKPNPQNYEYRNGLALIPVKMIDVAGLVPGAHEGRGLGNKFLDDLRMASVLIHVVDATGKTDAEGQPTDYHDPVDDIEFLEKEINYWIYGILKKNWDKFAKRIKLQRIPLERAIAEHLSGIGVSENDVWAAIHNLGLGDDPTGWRDEDLLAFASAIRRINKPMIIAANKADAASDEQIERLRREGERRGYIVVPTSAAAELTLRKAAKAGFIDYVPGSSDFKILKPMSSKQEKALKLIRERVLERFGSTGVQEVINRAVFELLGLIPVYPVEDENKLTDGFGNVLPHVHLMKRGSTPRDLAYKVHTDLGEGFLYAVNAKTKRRVGEDYELEFNDIIKIVAVTR
- the pfdA gene encoding prefoldin subunit alpha: MADEKELEKLAYEYQMLQAQAQLLAQNLDLLTLARNEVQAVKETLKGLKKVEGEPEILIPIGAGSFLKGVIVDKDRAIVSVGAGYAVERSIDDAITFLEGRIKEYDEAIKKTQETLHGLEQRIKEVAVKVQKLQQEQAMSFKVPKK
- the rpl18a gene encoding 50S ribosomal protein L18Ae, whose protein sequence is MDVKVFRVMGFYEKNGKKFKFTKEYRALKEEHVKELVYSEIGSKHKVKRSKIVIQEIKEIRPEEAEDIIVRRLSLELA
- a CDS encoding translation initiation factor IF-6, coding for MHIERLDFENSPYLGVFGVATDKVVLIREGLQEKKLSVLREVLKVPLVEISIMKSRIIGIFIAANSNAIVVPWYIWDTELEALNRALDELGLDIRVELFQSKLTALGNLVLVNDRAALVSAKFPREEAKKLEDILGVEVERGVIAGHHAVGSAGVVTNRGGLVHPEATDEELEWLRDLFKVDIYVGTANQGVPFVGSCMLANSNGVVVGNLTTGPEIVKIEEALGFL
- a CDS encoding 50S ribosomal protein L31e, whose translation is MIEPGQEVVFTVPIRKIKKIVPRWKRAPRAVKFVKEFVRRHAKVQEVIIDPKLNEKIWERGIEKPPSKLRVKVKVEEEERENGKVRIAYVSLA